CCATTGTCAAACCGGTTCTTGCCGCTTATCGCCATTTTGCACTGGTACATGCATTGACCGATCATCGTTTGCTGTCGGTTCATCACTGGCTGGAGCACGAGTGCTTTATTTACGGGGCGTGCTTAATGGCCAATCGTGTGGATATCGCACAGCAGCGCTGCGGCATTAGTTTTGTCTATGAGGAGGGGGCCTTAGATGCAACACAACGCCTGCGCAGTGAGACGGTGAGATCGGATATTGTCTGGCGTGATACATGGAATTGTTATTCGCAGAGAAATTACAATCTTGCTGTCTGTCATCTTACCGGGAAAACAAACCGGTCGTCATTTCGCCAGGCGACACTCAAGCCCGCACGCGCATTTCAGGAATATCTTTTCAGACACCCTATTTGGCCGCAGTTAACCCGGCTCGCACCGCGTAACGTTGTGCATCTGCTGGAATATCTGGCGGCAGAATATAACCGGGGACGGTAATAAATACACTCAGGATCCGGTTAGTACGTCCAGCACCATAAATCATATATTAATAAGGAAATAAATTATGACGCTCTCTCATGTCAACGCTGCGCCCGCGCCCCGTCCGTCAATTGCTCAGGGGATTAATCCTGACGATCCTATTGTGGTGAGCCATAACCAGATTTACAGCGCTTTAATGGAACAAGTGACGACTTCGCATACCCAGGATAATGCCCTCGTATTTTTGGATCCCTTTACCACGTCACCGTTAAGCTTTTATATTGGCCTGTGGTCTGATGCTAGCGATACGGCCACCATTAGCGTATCTGATGCACAGGGTAAATTCCCTATCTTGACGTTTACCCAACCCGTTGTGGCGGGTGCCAATTTAATTCCCGCTGCCGGATTACTACCTGGCATTCAAAATAAGATTACGGTGATTTCTGCATCAGGATCAACGCTTTTACCATTAATTGAAACCGCGCCTTTACCCCCGACCGATGCAGAAGTCAGCGATCCAACCGACCCCGCCAACTATAATTTATTCCCGCAGATTACGGTGAATTCACTCGCAACCGATGAATCACTTCTGGCCGACGGGCTTTATTTTATCTCGTATTTTGATCGTAATAATCTTGCGCTGGATAACAAAGGAAATGTGCGCTGGTATACGGTGAAATCGATGCCATCGAATAATTTATTGCGTCTGGAAAATGGGCATTTCGTCTCTTCCGCTGTCGCCCAAAGCGGTTATCTGAAGATGTATGAATTCGATATGGTTGGCCGCGTTCATGCCATGTACGATCTTGATAACGCCTGTCATCATTCGTTATATCAGCAGTCTTCCACCTACGCCTATAAAGGCGTGAATAACTGTTTGGTTGCTGCATCGGAATATATGCCGGGCATGCGGCCTGACGGTGGATTAAGCATTGAGGATGGCGTATCCATCATCAGTCTCGAAACTGGTGAGGAGATTGATTACTACGATATGGTGCAGGTTTTAGGGTTGAGTCGCGCAACACGTCCATCTAACCCACCGGATACGGCCGGTGGCACGCTTGACTGGCTGCATATTAACCAGGCGTATATCAACGAAACGAATAATATGTTGATCACATCCGGTCGTAATCAGAGTGCCGTCTTTGGCCTGAAAGTGGGGACATACGACCTGAGCTTCATTATGGGGACTCACGGTGACTGGCCTGAAGAACTGAGCCGTTATCTGCTGACACCTTTGAGAGCCGACGGGACGCCATACGACCTTACCGATCCTCAACAGGCGCAAGAAGCGGATGCCGTGTTCTGGAACTGGGGTCAACACAATGTACTGGAAATCCCCAATGCGACGCCGGGCATCATTGATATTTCGCTGTTCAATAACAGCAACTATCGCTCGCGATCTGACGCCAACAGCGTGTTGCCGCAGGACAATGAGAGCCGAATTGGCCACTACCGCATTAATCTGAATACCATGACGGTACAAATGCTGGCTGAGTACACCTCTGGCGCAGAGGGCTACAGCAGCTTGTGCGGCTGTAAGCAGGAAATGCCCAACGGGAATATCGTCGTCAGCTTCGGCGGCGCGCTGTTCGACAGCAACGGACTGCCGCTCACCTGCGATCCGGGCTACAGCGATGTGGCTTTAGAACCAGGAAACGGTGACGTGGAAGGGCGGCTGCCGCTTCGTGAAATGAATGCAGAGGGCATAATTCTGCAGGATATTACGATCAGCTCAGGGCTTTATAGAAATAGCGGAAATATTCCACCTTCACAGACCGGATTTTATCGCTATAACATCACGTGCTTCCGCATGTATAAACTGCCGCTATTTGGCTAATGCTTTGACGGGTCGTTATTGACCGTGGCAATGGAAAAGGGGAGTGATGCTCCCCTTTGATGACTACAAGCTCCCCGTGCCGCCATCGACCAGCAGGTCTGTGCCCACCGTATAACTCGACTCATCGGATGCCAGATACAGCGCGGCTTTTGCCAGCTCGTTAGGCGTTCCCATCCGTCCCAATGGAACCAGATTGATGATGTCAGCCTGCATGGCTTTTTGCGCGTCTTCGCTCAGGCCAAGCTTGTTCATCGCCGGGGTTTCCACCGGACCTGGGCTTAAGCCATTGACGCGAATTCCGCGCGGTAACAGTTCCGCCGACAGCGTGCGCGCAAGTGACAGTAAACCGGCTTTGCTGGCCGAGTAAACGCTACTGGTAGGCAACCCAATCCGCGCGCTGACGGACCCGCACAGGATCACGGACGACGGATTATTCAGCAGCGGCAGCAGCGCCTGAATTAAAAAGAACGGACCTTTAAGGTTGATGCCCATCAGGCGATCCCAGGCATCTTCACGCCACTCTTCGATGAGTCCATGCGTCACATCTCCGGCGTTGATAAACACCGCATCCAGCCGTGGCCAGCGGGCAGCTATCGTTTCTGCCAGCTGCTTTTGCGCCGCAATGTCGCCTGCATCAGCAGGGATCACCCAGGCGCTATCACCCAAAATTCGCTTCGCCTCGGCGAGCGTTTCCGGGTTGCGTCCTGTGACTGCAACGTGGGCCCCCTCGGCGATAAACTCCTGCGCTGTCGCCAGCCCAATCCCGGTGGTGCCACCGGTAATCAGGGTGTATTTACCTGCTAAACGACTCATGCTGTTCTCCTGAAATGTCACTGGAGAAAGCACTATAGAAACGTTAGTATCCAAAAGAAACCAGGTACCATTTGGATACTAACGAGGCGAACGGTGTGCTATGGCGGAAACACTTGAACTGTGCTGTGAAAAAAAATCTGCGACCGAATCCTGCCCGATGACGCAGTTCGTCAGCCTGATCTCAGGAAAATGGGCGATACCCATTCTTTACCGACTGATTGTGCTCAACGCACCCGTGCGATTTGGCGAGTTGCTGCGCGCAGCAGCGCCGATAACGCAAAAAGAGCTGACCAAACAGCTGCGTTTATTTGAACAGCGCGGGCTGGTCTCACGCACGATATTCCCCGAGATCCCGCCGCGCGTGGAATATCAAATCACGCCGCTGGGGCTGACGCTTCAAGGGGCGCTTTCGCCGCTGGCCGCCTGGATGCAGGAATACGGCGGACAGCTGGAGCACTGATTAGCGTTTGAAATAACGTGGGGCCGGAACGCCTGTGCGGGCGCTGCTAAACAGCTCCAGTCGAGCCTGTTCATAACGTTCCCAGAGCTGCACATCATGCATAGGCGGAATCGTTATCAGCTCGCCCTGATCGAGCCCGGCAAGCGCTGCATCCACCATATTGTCGGTGGTCATGACCGAACCTTCCGGTAGATCGTTCATCGACACGCCGGAAATCTCCCAGATCTCCGTGGCGGTGGCGGCAGGTAACACGGCCTGAATGCGGATCTCGCTTTCGGCAAACTCTTCCTGCAAACCGCGGGTGAAATTCAGAACCCAGGCTTTCGTGGCGCTATACAGCGCGCTGCCAGCACGGGCGTGCAGAGACAACACCGACGCAATGTTGATCAGCGTACCGCGATTATTTTGTGCCAGACGCGGCAAAATGGCGTAAGTCAGACGCATCAGCGCGGTGGTATTGAGAGTGTTGATCGTTTGATGTTGTGCAATATCGCCCGCCAGGAACGGGGCCATCTGCGCGGTACCTGCGTTGTTGACGAGGGTGTCGATCGCCGCGTTGCTCTGAAGCACCTCTTCTACAGCGCGGATGCCTGCGTCTTCGGTCAGATCCGCGACCAGTATTTCGACCGCGACGCTATAGCGTTCGCGCAACTGGGCTGCCAGCGTTTGTAACCGCGATTCGCGACGGGCGACCAACACTAAATCATAGCCGCGAGCGGCAAGACGATCGGCGTAAACGGCGCCAATCCCGGATGAAGCGCCTGTAATCAATGCGGTAGCGTGTTGGGTCGTCATGATGTGTAGCCTCGAAGCAAATTGGGTTAATTGGTTTCAATATGAAACTGAATTAAGATTGTGTTAATTGGTTTTATAATGCAACCAATTTGCGCAAAATATTTTCCTTCTGCTTCACGAGGTGACACTAACTGTTTGAAACAGTGCGATTAAGGCAGTTTTGTCACCACATCGTCGGGGGACAATTCGCGTCCGTCGTTCGACACGATGGTCAGCCTGCGCAGCGGCCGGCGATTTTGCGCATCCACCAGAACACTGCCAAACTCATTGTCAGCAAACAGGAAATCATTTCCCCATTGCGACAGCGCAACCAACACGGTTTGCAGGGCGCGGCCTTTTTCGGTCAGAACATATTCCTGCCAGGCGCTGCCGTCGGAGGCGGGTTGCAGGACGAGAATGCCTTCTTCAACCAGCTGTTTGAGGCGGGAGGCGAGCATATTTTTTGCAATCCCGAGGCTTTTCTGAAATTCGCCGAAGCGTTTGAGACCGCGCAGCGCGTCGCGAACAATCAGCAACGACCACCAGTCGCCGATGATATCCAGCGAGCGGGCGACAGGGCAGGTGCTTTCTTCAAGACGGGTTCGTTTCACAGTGGCTCCTTCATTGTTAGTTTTATTATAAAACCATTTTGCGTCGCCGTAAAAAGCGTTTTCTATCAGTTTGAGAAATGGTTCCCGGAAATATGTCATAAATCTGTCACACTCAAATCGACCATAACAAGACGTGAGGAAGTAGGGATGAGAAAAGCACTACTGGCAATCGCAGTGGCAGGATCGGTGATGATGACTTCTGGTGTACAGGCGCAAACCGCCCCGGAAGGCTATCAGCTGCAACAGGTCTTGATCATGAGCCGCCACAATCTGCGCGCACCGCTGGGCAACAACGGCAGCGTTCTTGAACAGTCAACACCCAAAAAATGGCCGGAATGGGAAGTGCCGGGCGGACAACTAACCACTAAGGGCGGCGTGCTCGAAGTGTATATGGGTCATTACATGCGTGAATGGTTGGCAGAGCAGGGGATGGTGACGACGGGGGAATGTCCACCGGCCAACGCGGTCTATACCTATGCCAACAGCCTGCAGCGCACCGTTGCTACCGCGCAGTTCTTTATCACCGGCGCGTTCCCTGGCTGTGATGTCCCGGTCCATCATCAGGAAAAAATGGGCACCATGGACCCGACCTTTAACCCGGTGATTACCGATAACTCGCCTGAATTCCGCGAAAAAGCATTAAAAGCGATGGAAACTGAGCGTCAGGGCATGAAGCTTGATGAAAGCTACAAGCTGCTGGAGCAGATGACGAATTTTGCCAACTCTCCGTCCTGCAAAGAGAAAAAAGTCTGCTCTCTGACCGAGGCGAAAGACACATTTAGCGCGGAATATGAAAAAGAGCCGGGCGTTTCAGGTCCGCTGAAAGTGGGCAATTCGCTGGTGGATGCTTTTACTCTGCAATATTACGAAGGGTTCCCGCTGGACCAGGTGGCCTGGGGTGAAATCAAAACCGATCAGCAGTGGCGCGTGCTGTCACAGCTGAAAAATGGCTATCAGGATTCGCTGTTCACCTCGACTGAAGTCGCGCGTAACGTCGCTAAACCGCTGGTAAAATACATTGATAACGCGCTGGTGACCGATCAGGCAAAAGCACCCAAAATTACGGTGCTGGTGGGGCATGATTCCAATATCGCCTCGTTGCTGACTGCGCTGGACTTCAAGCCGTATCAACTTCATGACCAGCACGAGCGCACGCCGATTGGCGGGAAAATCGTCTTCCAGCGCTGGCATGACAAGAACGCAAATCGCGAACTGATGAAAATTGAGTATGTGTATCAAAGCTCGGAGCAGTTACGTAACGCTGATGTGCTGTCCCTGAAATCACCCGCCCAGCGCGTGACGCTTGAGCTGAAAGGGTGCCCAATCGATGCCAACGGCTTCTGTCCGATTGATCAATTTAATACGCTGATGAACGACGCGGCAAAATAAGAGTAAACCCCCCGCCCAGGCGGGGGGAACGATCAGACGTTTTTACGTTCGATGGTTTGCTCGCCCCAGAACAGCGAGTCTTTGTCCGTTTTTTCGAAGGCGCGCACCAGCACTTCATCATTACCCTCTTCCCAAATTTTCTCCGCCAGTTTTTCGTCGTATTCCGCGACTTCAAAGATGGCCTCAGCAATTTCTGGAGAGGTATTCCGTAGACTTGCCCACTCACCGACGTGATGAGCTTTAGATTGTTGAGTTGGCATGCATGTCCTCCTGTTGGGGTTAACCGTTCAGTTTTTTGGCGAGACCCGCGACGTGTTCACCCTGGAAACGCGCAATAGCCAGCTCTTCCTGGCTCGGCTGACGCGAACCGTCACCGCCTGCAATCGTCGTTGCGCCGTAAGGCGTGCCGCCGCGAACCGCCGAAACATCAAACAACTCTTGTGCCCCGTAGCCAATCGGCACAATCACCATCCCGTGATGCGCAAGCGTCGTCCAGGTTGAGGTGATGGTCTGTTCCTGGCCGCCACCAGTTCCGGTTGAGCTAAAGACGCTGGCGAGTTTGCCGTACAGCGCGCCCGTTGCCCACAGGCCGCCGGTTTGATCGAGGAACGTCCGCATTTGCCCGGACATATTGCCGAAACGGGTTGGCGTACCAAAAATAATCGCATCATAGTCAGCCAGCTCTTGTGGCGTCGCTTGCGGGGCATTCTGCGTTTTACCGCCAGCTTTCAGGAACGCTTCCGCATTCATGGTTTCAGGAACGCGCTTTATCACCACCTCAACGCCATCAACTTTATTCGCACCTTCCGCAATGGCGTGAGCCATGGTTTCGATGTGTCCGTACATGGAATAATAGAGCACCAGAACTTTAGCCATCTTGCACTACTCCTCGTTTAGGGTTGCTGGCAGCGAATCGCTGCGTTCATTTAAAGATATGACGTCACAGGCAGACTGCAAATCTGAAAGCCATTTCTTTGATTTATAACAATATATTTAAGATTTTTCTTTGTAGCAAAATGAAACATTTTTACGGGATCGTCTTTTATGAATGATAAGAGAAACTTATGGATGTAGCTCCCGCAATCTCACCCGAATGGCTGATATCATGTTGCAGAATATTACCGTTCACTGGCTGGCCTGGTGCATTCCGCTAAGCTTAGTTTCACGCGGCACAGACAGATGAAAAGGTGCTGGCCTGCGCCGCCAGGTGAAAGAATTCTCTTTTACTGAATGCAGTATGATGTCTAATGTTTACACTCTGGAGGTTAGAGATGGCAAACCATCGTGGTGGGTCAGGTAATTTCGCTGAAGACCGTGACAGAGCATCAGAAGCAGGTCGTAAAGGTGGCCAGCAGAGCGGGGGGAACTTCAAAAATGATCCTCAGCGCGCATCCGAAGCTGGCAAAAAAGGGGGTAAAAATAGTCATGGGAGTAACAAAAGTTAGCGCGTTGTCTCCCCATTTCAGTGTCCGATAACCTGAAATATCCCCCTGCCGCCGGGTCTCCCGGCGGTTTTTTATTGCCGCGATGTTGAACAAAAAGCCAGGGCAACGCACACTACGGGATTGATTCGTGCTTTTCATTCTTGCTGCTGGTGCCTGATGTCCCTCTCTCGTTACGCCTTTTCTATCAAACCCCAGGAAGCGATCCTGATTTTAATCACCATGTTCTGGGGTGGAACCTTCCTCGCGGTACAGTATGCGGTGACGCTGAGTGACCCGTTTTTCTTTGTCGGGCTGCGGTTTGCGACGGCAGCCATCGCGGTCGCGCTGATCTCGCTTAAAACCTTACGCGGCCTGACGTTAGTCGAGCTGAAAGCGGGCGTGGTGATTGGCATTTCGATTGCGATGGGTTACAGCCTGCAAACCTGGGGCCTCCAGACCATCCCCAGCAGCAAATCGGCATTCATCACCGCCATGTATGTTCCGCTGGTTCCGTTGTTGCAGTGGCTATGTCTGGGCAGAATGCCAGGGCTGATGTCCTGCATCGGCATCGTGCTGGCGTTTATTGGGCTGATCTTGCTCGCGGGACCGGGCGACAGCCTGCTGGTCATGGGGCCGGGCGAAATCATTACCCTGATTGGCGCAGTGGCGATTGCGGCGGAAATTATCCTGATCAGCGCCTGGGCAGGGAAAGTAGACGTCAAGCGCGTTACCGTTGTGCAACTGGCGACGGCGTCGCTGGTGGCGTTTATCGCGATGGTGCCAGCGGGGGAATCTGTCCCGTCGATGTCGCCGGGATTAGTGATTGTCGCGCTGGGACTGGGCATTTTCAG
This sequence is a window from Enterobacter sp. 638. Protein-coding genes within it:
- the agp gene encoding bifunctional glucose-1-phosphatase/inositol phosphatase — protein: MRKALLAIAVAGSVMMTSGVQAQTAPEGYQLQQVLIMSRHNLRAPLGNNGSVLEQSTPKKWPEWEVPGGQLTTKGGVLEVYMGHYMREWLAEQGMVTTGECPPANAVYTYANSLQRTVATAQFFITGAFPGCDVPVHHQEKMGTMDPTFNPVITDNSPEFREKALKAMETERQGMKLDESYKLLEQMTNFANSPSCKEKKVCSLTEAKDTFSAEYEKEPGVSGPLKVGNSLVDAFTLQYYEGFPLDQVAWGEIKTDQQWRVLSQLKNGYQDSLFTSTEVARNVAKPLVKYIDNALVTDQAKAPKITVLVGHDSNIASLLTALDFKPYQLHDQHERTPIGGKIVFQRWHDKNANRELMKIEYVYQSSEQLRNADVLSLKSPAQRVTLELKGCPIDANGFCPIDQFNTLMNDAAK
- a CDS encoding aryl-sulfate sulfotransferase — encoded protein: MTLSHVNAAPAPRPSIAQGINPDDPIVVSHNQIYSALMEQVTTSHTQDNALVFLDPFTTSPLSFYIGLWSDASDTATISVSDAQGKFPILTFTQPVVAGANLIPAAGLLPGIQNKITVISASGSTLLPLIETAPLPPTDAEVSDPTDPANYNLFPQITVNSLATDESLLADGLYFISYFDRNNLALDNKGNVRWYTVKSMPSNNLLRLENGHFVSSAVAQSGYLKMYEFDMVGRVHAMYDLDNACHHSLYQQSSTYAYKGVNNCLVAASEYMPGMRPDGGLSIEDGVSIISLETGEEIDYYDMVQVLGLSRATRPSNPPDTAGGTLDWLHINQAYINETNNMLITSGRNQSAVFGLKVGTYDLSFIMGTHGDWPEELSRYLLTPLRADGTPYDLTDPQQAQEADAVFWNWGQHNVLEIPNATPGIIDISLFNNSNYRSRSDANSVLPQDNESRIGHYRINLNTMTVQMLAEYTSGAEGYSSLCGCKQEMPNGNIVVSFGGALFDSNGLPLTCDPGYSDVALEPGNGDVEGRLPLREMNAEGIILQDITISSGLYRNSGNIPPSQTGFYRYNITCFRMYKLPLFG
- a CDS encoding helix-turn-helix domain-containing protein; translated protein: MKRTRLEESTCPVARSLDIIGDWWSLLIVRDALRGLKRFGEFQKSLGIAKNMLASRLKQLVEEGILVLQPASDGSAWQEYVLTEKGRALQTVLVALSQWGNDFLFADNEFGSVLVDAQNRRPLRRLTIVSNDGRELSPDDVVTKLP
- a CDS encoding general stress protein, translated to MANHRGGSGNFAEDRDRASEAGRKGGQQSGGNFKNDPQRASEAGKKGGKNSHGSNKS
- the wrbA gene encoding NAD(P)H:quinone oxidoreductase, giving the protein MAKVLVLYYSMYGHIETMAHAIAEGANKVDGVEVVIKRVPETMNAEAFLKAGGKTQNAPQATPQELADYDAIIFGTPTRFGNMSGQMRTFLDQTGGLWATGALYGKLASVFSSTGTGGGQEQTITSTWTTLAHHGMVIVPIGYGAQELFDVSAVRGGTPYGATTIAGGDGSRQPSQEELAIARFQGEHVAGLAKKLNG
- a CDS encoding helix-turn-helix domain-containing protein; its protein translation is MAETLELCCEKKSATESCPMTQFVSLISGKWAIPILYRLIVLNAPVRFGELLRAAAPITQKELTKQLRLFEQRGLVSRTIFPEIPPRVEYQITPLGLTLQGALSPLAAWMQEYGGQLEH
- a CDS encoding SDR family oxidoreductase, translated to MSRLAGKYTLITGGTTGIGLATAQEFIAEGAHVAVTGRNPETLAEAKRILGDSAWVIPADAGDIAAQKQLAETIAARWPRLDAVFINAGDVTHGLIEEWREDAWDRLMGINLKGPFFLIQALLPLLNNPSSVILCGSVSARIGLPTSSVYSASKAGLLSLARTLSAELLPRGIRVNGLSPGPVETPAMNKLGLSEDAQKAMQADIINLVPLGRMGTPNELAKAALYLASDESSYTVGTDLLVDGGTGSL
- a CDS encoding SDR family oxidoreductase, whose protein sequence is MTTQHATALITGASSGIGAVYADRLAARGYDLVLVARRESRLQTLAAQLRERYSVAVEILVADLTEDAGIRAVEEVLQSNAAIDTLVNNAGTAQMAPFLAGDIAQHQTINTLNTTALMRLTYAILPRLAQNNRGTLINIASVLSLHARAGSALYSATKAWVLNFTRGLQEEFAESEIRIQAVLPAATATEIWEISGVSMNDLPEGSVMTTDNMVDAALAGLDQGELITIPPMHDVQLWERYEQARLELFSSARTGVPAPRYFKR
- a CDS encoding DMT family transporter, with translation MSLSRYAFSIKPQEAILILITMFWGGTFLAVQYAVTLSDPFFFVGLRFATAAIAVALISLKTLRGLTLVELKAGVVIGISIAMGYSLQTWGLQTIPSSKSAFITAMYVPLVPLLQWLCLGRMPGLMSCIGIVLAFIGLILLAGPGDSLLVMGPGEIITLIGAVAIAAEIILISAWAGKVDVKRVTVVQLATASLVAFIAMVPAGESVPSMSPGLVIVALGLGIFSAIIQVTMNWAQRSVSPTRATVIYTGEPVWAGIFGRLAGERLPMLALLGAAFIILGVLVSELKLKRKKRALAEADSATANQES
- a CDS encoding YccJ family protein; its protein translation is MPTQQSKAHHVGEWASLRNTSPEIAEAIFEVAEYDEKLAEKIWEEGNDEVLVRAFEKTDKDSLFWGEQTIERKNV